One genomic window of Halorhabdus sp. CBA1104 includes the following:
- a CDS encoding radical SAM protein, which yields MTDPADLSVTIVDGYVDEPAHFGVPPYISTYPRYVAGALVDAGVPHGQITYHTIDALREDNRRWQDVEAADLTVYVGGMTVPGNYVGGTPAEPDEVRRIAWMADGTSLMGGPVRFGVGEENEGASEPERDDLDFDYLAGADVEAAVFDLVANGLEGFEPRYRTVGESSRWAQAGAFIVEQHPNHPEYLICEIETGRGCAYRCSFCTEPLYGDATFRDPEAVVSEVGALAEHGVAHFRLGRQADILAYGGDGQAPNPDALRELYSGIRAVAPDLETLHLDNMNPITVVNWPEKAREGIRIIAEHNTPGDTAAFGVESADPAVQSDNNLNVTAEEAIEAVRIVNEEGGFRPGEEPGTGPSTGGDAGRRLPKLLPGINLVHGLKGETSETFEHNKRFLQRILDDGLMIRRVNIRQVMAFPGTEMDETGAAIANDHKRQFKEYKREVRETIDNPMLARVAPPGTILEDVHLEYHQDGKTFGRQLGTYPLLVGIPGERPLGTTIDIAITDHGYRSVTGVPYPLDVNAASMDELTAIPGIGSQTAGNIVVGRPHESVERCDVDALSTFAVATGADHAD from the coding sequence ATGACTGACCCTGCGGACCTCTCGGTGACGATCGTCGACGGCTACGTCGACGAGCCGGCACACTTCGGGGTCCCCCCATACATCTCTACGTATCCCCGGTACGTCGCCGGCGCACTGGTCGATGCAGGCGTGCCTCACGGGCAGATCACCTATCACACCATCGACGCCCTTCGTGAAGACAATCGCCGCTGGCAGGACGTCGAGGCCGCGGATTTGACGGTCTACGTCGGCGGGATGACCGTCCCCGGCAACTACGTCGGTGGGACGCCGGCCGAACCCGACGAAGTTCGGCGGATCGCCTGGATGGCCGACGGAACGAGCCTGATGGGCGGGCCGGTCCGCTTTGGCGTCGGCGAGGAAAACGAGGGGGCGAGCGAACCCGAGCGCGACGACCTGGACTTCGATTACCTGGCCGGGGCAGACGTCGAGGCCGCCGTCTTCGATCTCGTCGCAAACGGGCTAGAGGGGTTCGAGCCGCGCTACCGGACTGTCGGAGAGTCCTCGCGCTGGGCGCAGGCGGGGGCGTTCATCGTCGAACAACATCCCAACCACCCCGAGTATCTCATCTGTGAGATCGAAACCGGTCGGGGGTGTGCCTATCGGTGCTCGTTTTGCACGGAACCGCTGTACGGCGACGCTACCTTCCGGGACCCCGAGGCCGTCGTGAGCGAGGTCGGTGCACTGGCAGAGCATGGCGTTGCTCACTTCCGGCTGGGCCGGCAGGCTGACATTCTGGCCTACGGCGGCGACGGCCAAGCCCCCAACCCCGACGCTCTCCGGGAGCTCTACAGTGGTATCCGTGCGGTCGCTCCCGATCTGGAGACGCTACATCTCGACAATATGAACCCCATCACGGTGGTGAACTGGCCCGAAAAGGCTCGGGAGGGCATCCGGATCATCGCCGAACACAACACGCCCGGTGACACTGCAGCCTTCGGCGTCGAGTCGGCCGATCCCGCCGTCCAGAGTGACAACAACCTCAACGTCACCGCCGAGGAGGCCATCGAGGCAGTTCGGATCGTCAACGAAGAAGGCGGGTTCCGCCCCGGCGAGGAGCCGGGAACCGGTCCCAGCACGGGTGGCGACGCCGGCCGTCGCCTGCCGAAACTCCTGCCCGGGATCAATCTCGTCCACGGGCTGAAAGGCGAGACGAGCGAGACCTTCGAGCACAACAAGCGCTTCCTTCAGCGCATTCTCGATGACGGACTGATGATCCGGCGGGTGAACATCCGCCAGGTCATGGCCTTCCCGGGGACCGAGATGGACGAGACCGGCGCGGCGATCGCCAACGACCACAAACGACAGTTCAAAGAGTACAAGCGGGAGGTCCGGGAGACCATCGACAACCCGATGCTGGCCCGCGTCGCCCCGCCGGGGACGATTCTCGAAGATGTCCACCTCGAATACCATCAGGACGGCAAGACCTTCGGCCGCCAGTTGGGGACGTACCCGCTCCTCGTCGGGATTCCGGGCGAGCGACCACTCGGGACAACGATCGACATCGCGATCACCGACCACGGCTATCGGTCCGTCACTGGTGTGCCGTATCCACTCGACGTCAACGCGGCGTCGATGGACGAACTGACGGCGATTCCGGGTATCGGTTCCCAGACTGCCGGCAATATCGTCGTCGGCCGGCCACACGAGTCGGTCGAAAGATGTGACGTCGACGCGCTTTCGACGTTTGC
- a CDS encoding zinc-dependent alcohol dehydrogenase family protein, whose product MRAAVMEAFQEPLTIKEVDDPEPDPDGVVARVDSVGVCRSDWHAWQGHWDWIDYRPEPPHILGHEPVGTIIETGSQVQEVEVGQQVAIPFNFGCGHCHLCRTGHENICENHTGLGFSDEAPGAFAEKVHIPSADVNAVPLPDAIDPKTAAGIGCRFMTSYHGVAHRADVGGGDDVVIYGLGGVGLSGVQIADALGANVVGVDLDDQKLEKAEELGAVETVNANEVDPVEAVTSITNGGADVSVDALGIKETTQNAVNSLAKNGRHVQLGLTTEAESGEIPLPVDQFVAMEVDFYGSFGLQPSHYPEMLDMIRTGKLDPTELVSETISLDEIPGKLEDMSDFNTIGLPVCNEF is encoded by the coding sequence ATGCGAGCAGCTGTAATGGAGGCGTTTCAGGAACCGCTGACGATCAAAGAAGTCGATGATCCAGAGCCCGATCCCGACGGCGTCGTCGCACGGGTCGACAGTGTCGGTGTCTGTCGCTCTGACTGGCACGCGTGGCAAGGCCACTGGGACTGGATCGACTATCGGCCCGAGCCGCCACACATTCTCGGCCACGAACCTGTCGGGACGATCATCGAGACGGGGTCCCAAGTCCAAGAGGTAGAAGTCGGCCAGCAGGTCGCGATTCCGTTCAACTTCGGGTGCGGTCACTGTCATCTGTGCCGCACCGGCCACGAAAACATCTGTGAAAATCACACCGGCCTCGGATTCTCAGACGAAGCACCTGGCGCGTTCGCCGAGAAGGTCCACATCCCGAGTGCCGACGTCAACGCCGTCCCACTCCCGGACGCCATCGATCCGAAGACGGCTGCCGGGATCGGGTGCCGGTTTATGACGTCGTATCACGGTGTCGCCCACCGGGCCGACGTTGGGGGCGGCGACGATGTGGTGATCTATGGTCTGGGCGGGGTTGGCCTGTCCGGCGTCCAGATCGCCGACGCACTGGGCGCGAACGTCGTCGGTGTCGATCTCGACGATCAAAAGCTCGAGAAAGCCGAAGAGCTGGGTGCTGTCGAAACCGTCAACGCAAACGAGGTTGATCCCGTCGAGGCGGTCACCTCGATTACGAACGGTGGAGCGGACGTCTCCGTCGACGCGTTGGGGATCAAAGAGACGACCCAAAACGCGGTCAACTCCCTCGCAAAGAACGGCCGCCACGTGCAACTGGGGCTGACGACCGAAGCAGAGAGTGGCGAAATTCCGCTCCCGGTCGATCAATTCGTCGCGATGGAGGTCGACTTCTATGGCTCGTTCGGCCTTCAGCCGTCCCACTACCCCGAGATGCTCGATATGATCCGCACCGGGAAACTCGATCCGACCGAACTCGTCTCCGAGACGATCAGTCTCGACGAGATCCCCGGCAAGCTCGAGGACATGAGCGACTTCAACACGATCGGGCTCCCGGTCTGTAACGAGTTTTAA